GACAGACCTAACTGCAGTTCATGGTGAAGATCATGTTTGATCATAATAGAAGTCTCGTTCCAgcttttggcgagtcaacagctCCTGAAGATGTAGAGCGAAAGACGTGTCGAAGTGATTTTTGTGAAGATTTTCAGAATTAACACCAAAtccttatttttaaaacaaaaatatacacaTTGGTACAAAATTTCGTGACCGTGCTACTAATCGTTGAAGATAATCCTGGCTGCAGcgtcaaattatatataatatcatattattgtattgtaacCGAAAATATTGTTGTATTGTGTGTGTACAAAGCTTTAGCTCAATCAGAAATCCGGAAGtgttatatcaaatcaaatcaaaatcactttatttatgtagaaaAATTTCAGGAAaataacacttattaatgtgaaaaacttatttttcttattgaatctaccgccacttcgtaaagggttgagctaatgagaagaagtgccaAGAATCTtattgtcactctttaaattaaacttttacatttttattgttttacaaattatttcaattacaatatgtaatGTGGATTTAAAACATGATGACAaactggatttaaaaaatgataccaaagtcgttctctgcactctcgagaacctcggattcgatatcctaaatttgcgcggcggccatctcggttttcaaaaatgatcccaaattcgttctctgcactctcgagaagctctgaTTCGACGTCcacattgttgaaatcataattttgcgcggcggccaccttggatttcttAAATTATCCCGATACacggctagtagggaagatgttctacttactaacggccgcgcgctaaatagaggttctttcctcgtcatcagaagtgggatacgTACTGATCAACTGCGACCAACCAACATCCAGCAGAAGGGACCGTTGGTAGATAACAATACGCCATTGAAAGGAGGGTCACAAGGACTGCAAGCATACCCATATTATGGAAATCAGGATACCAAGTCATTTCTTGATGAAAATGATGGAGACGATGCAGAAAATTTCGGTGCACTtcaacgagaactctacgagaacctATGAGAATCTCCAAGAACTCTACGGGAACCACTGAGAACCCTCAGTTATAATTATAgcatttgtatttatgtaacaaccaatgagtgatcttcagcaagatagcaattgtgatgtcaacagtaatgacgtcacaccttttaaaaacaatacagaggttcttttcTCGTCATATatgatatttagttattttatatgtagtaatttgtataataattaatatacattgTTAATAAATTAAGTACTTAGTTATAAATTTAGTTTGGGGAGCTATAGATTtttataaagtatgtacttattgAGTAAGTAAGTACAATTACAACACTTGCAGTGTAACCGTTTTATttcctgaaaaaataaataaaactacccAACTTATATACGTTATTGCGATAATgtaatatgttttattgtaattaaaataatatcacgAATACCTacatgaattaataaaaaattagcaACAATTATTAAATGCCTATAATGTTTATCAATCCAAATCCGGGCGAGATTGCTCCAAGTCACTCGTGACACACCTGCTACGACGGCTGTCGACGAAGTGTCCGGGAAGCTCTCGTCACATCTTCTCGTAGGTCTGCACGTAGCCGCAGGCGCAGGCGCGGCAGTAGAGGTCGCGCTCGGCGTCGTGCGTCTCCTCGCCCAGCGCGTGCTCGTGCGCGCGCGTGCTGCGGTCGTAGAGCGCCGAGCGCACGTCCATGCGCAGCGCGCGCAGGCGGCGCCGCGCGGCCGTGTCGCCGGctcgctcgctgcgccggcgcCGCGCCTCGCGCTCCTCCTCGAGCGCCTCCCGCGAGCCCCACACGTCGAGCGCGCGCCGCTCCACCTGCGCGCGCAGGTACAGCCGCATGTCGGCGAAGCGCGCGCGGTGCGGGTTCCGACGCCGCACGCAGCGCAACGCCGGCGGCCGCGAGTCCAGGTCGCAGTCCTTCAGCAGGAACTCCGTCTTGGCCTCCGTGCGGGTCATCAGGGAGTGCCGATCGTCGTCGTCTCTGTTCGAACAGATAATTGTCACTTTTCAAACTTCATCTTAGTCCTTTGCCGACTCCCACATAATTAGCTTCGAACCCACCGTATCAGTTGGAGATACGTTGATGGAACTCGACAGGCTCAGCAATATATCAAAGTCAACAGTGCAGAAGGCATTACTGAAGTCGAGTAGTTTAAGTGAGGTATGGCTTATCCGTGCCACGTCGAATATCATTGGTCATTTTAATAAGCGCAGTAGTcgtactatattttttatggaataggaagacaaacgagcgtacgggtcacctgtttttaagtgatcaccgccgcccacaatctcttgcaacaccagaggaatcacaggagcgttggcggcctttaaggaagatgttgTACGCGCTTACGCGTACTATGTCCTGGACGAAAATCTGATTGGATAGGATTAAGAACACTgtgcttattaataaatatggaGAATTGTTGGTGGACTAAGCGTTCAAGCACCATGGAAAGATATTATGTTAGTATAAATATGGGGCGATAGTCAGAAAAATTATGATGGTTTAGAAATATTTGTTGGAATTAGATAAGCGTCTTTCCGGCTACAGGAAATTGGCCCGAAGTTATggaaataataagaataagagAGATTATAGGAACTAAGATATCTATGATAGGAAGGATCATATTACGACTATTGCAATCACTACCAACGGCCTTAGATGTTAGAGATACACTATGAAAGTCTATATGAATGGCAGAATATCTCCTGGAGCTCCTTTCTATAAGGGGtataccacaagggtctatcttgagccgttcctcttccttatctactTAAATAATTTACCTAATCTCTAATGTTTATtgacaaataaactttatttaattattagacTTTTAATTAAACTCTTTTGAATCGtcagtataaatatttcttatatattactaaatctaccatatattcggaaaaagttgagctcatgagaagaatatacaagaaactcaacggccattcttttcaatcaaataaaaaataaaatacccattttaacaatggctgtaaa
Above is a window of Leptidea sinapis chromosome 40, ilLepSina1.1, whole genome shotgun sequence DNA encoding:
- the LOC126976356 gene encoding DNA repair protein complementing XP-A cells homolog encodes the protein MIKSGEQLSAAQKARAESNRQKAKALQEARLVKTNIKQDAAGSKSLVLGGQRVLDSGGGFLVEAADEGRPRPVRDAAPVVLRDEQPRCMVCHLPFPQSYLFDTFDYSVCDQCRDDDDRHSLMTRTEAKTEFLLKDCDLDSRPPALRCVRRRNPHRARFADMRLYLRAQVERRALDVWGSREALEEEREARRRRSERAGDTAARRRLRALRMDVRSALYDRSTRAHEHALGEETHDAERDLYCRACACGYVQTYEKM